A region of Reichenbachiella carrageenanivorans DNA encodes the following proteins:
- a CDS encoding o-succinylbenzoate synthase: MGLILEYTKHELNFKFDAGTSRGVLKTKEAWILKIHQQGKPKTFGLGEVSTIERLSFDYSVDFESELDELKGTLLGVELPVTVPEIYKLVNKQVSKYRPAIRFGLETALLDLFHGGQFQLFDNDFYYGRSGIPINGLIWMGEKAFMKSQIDEKLRLGFKCIKLKIGAIDFDAECELLDYIRSQYPADQLILRVDANGAFITQEVLKKLERLAVFDLHSIEQPIMPRQPEAMSLVCEKSQVPIALDEELIGVFDKYEKIALVEDIKPDYVILKPSLLGGFAATAEWIEIAKAHQIGWWITSALESNIGLNAICQFTAAYDYVGHQGLGTGQLFDNNIHSPLAIQGEEVVYNQTLSWDLGTLKFN; this comes from the coding sequence ATGGGATTGATTTTAGAATACACCAAACACGAATTGAATTTTAAATTTGATGCAGGCACTTCGCGTGGCGTACTCAAAACGAAGGAGGCTTGGATACTCAAGATACACCAGCAGGGCAAACCAAAGACTTTTGGGTTAGGAGAAGTGAGTACCATAGAGCGGTTGAGCTTTGATTACAGTGTGGATTTTGAATCAGAATTGGACGAGTTGAAAGGAACATTATTGGGAGTAGAGTTGCCAGTTACTGTGCCTGAAATATATAAGTTGGTGAATAAGCAAGTGTCCAAATATCGGCCAGCTATTCGGTTTGGTTTGGAAACAGCCCTTTTGGATTTATTTCATGGAGGTCAGTTTCAGTTATTCGATAATGATTTTTACTATGGGCGTAGTGGTATTCCCATCAATGGTTTGATCTGGATGGGAGAGAAGGCTTTTATGAAATCACAGATAGACGAAAAATTGAGATTGGGATTCAAATGTATCAAGCTAAAAATAGGAGCGATAGACTTTGATGCAGAGTGTGAATTGCTCGACTATATCCGATCTCAATATCCTGCCGATCAGCTTATCCTTAGAGTAGATGCCAATGGTGCTTTTATTACCCAAGAGGTACTGAAGAAATTAGAAAGGCTAGCGGTTTTCGATTTGCACTCGATAGAGCAACCCATCATGCCTAGGCAACCAGAAGCCATGAGTCTGGTGTGTGAAAAATCCCAAGTACCGATAGCATTAGATGAGGAGCTGATTGGGGTGTTTGATAAATATGAAAAAATAGCTCTAGTAGAGGATATCAAACCTGATTATGTCATTCTTAAACCTTCTTTGCTCGGAGGGTTTGCAGCTACTGCCGAATGGATAGAAATAGCAAAGGCGCACCAAATAGGTTGGTGGATTACTTCGGCTTTAGAGTCAAATATTGGTTTGAATGCCATTTGTCAGTTTACCGCAGCGTATGATTATGTAGGGCACCAAGGATTGGGTACAGGCCAGCTGTTCGACAACAATATCCATTCGCCACTAGCCATACAAGGAGAAGAAGTAGTGTACAACCAGACCCTGAGTTGGGATTTGGGAACACTCAAGTTTAATTGA
- a CDS encoding queuosine precursor transporter yields the protein MNSPSLDLQTKKTNLFLVLAGIFIASAIVAELVGVKIFSAEKALGISPAQIHLFGDFILDFNLTAGVILWPIVFLTSDIINEYFGKAGVKKISYLTAALISVAFIAIYLITILPPADFWLDVNGIDPSGKPFNIDYAFKAIFQQGLGIILGSLIAFLIGQLLDVFIFQKLRKWTGSKMIWLRATGSTLVSQLIDSYVVLFIAFYLLSPPNTQWPLAQIMAVGTINYIYKFFVAIILTPLLYVGHHIIDKYLGKENAERLTTEAAASSKSLI from the coding sequence ATGAATAGCCCCTCCCTCGATCTACAAACAAAAAAAACAAACTTATTTTTAGTGCTTGCTGGTATATTTATCGCCAGTGCAATAGTAGCTGAGCTGGTCGGTGTCAAGATATTTTCAGCAGAAAAAGCTTTAGGTATATCCCCCGCTCAAATCCATCTATTTGGAGACTTCATACTGGATTTCAACCTGACCGCTGGTGTGATCCTGTGGCCTATAGTTTTTCTTACTTCAGATATCATCAATGAGTACTTTGGCAAGGCTGGAGTAAAAAAAATCAGCTATCTGACAGCAGCCTTGATATCGGTCGCCTTTATTGCGATCTACCTCATCACTATCCTCCCTCCTGCAGACTTTTGGCTAGACGTTAACGGGATCGATCCCTCAGGAAAACCATTCAATATCGACTATGCTTTCAAAGCGATTTTCCAACAAGGGCTCGGTATTATTTTGGGTTCGTTGATTGCTTTTTTGATCGGTCAGCTACTCGATGTTTTTATTTTTCAAAAACTAAGAAAATGGACTGGCTCTAAGATGATTTGGTTGCGCGCTACTGGCTCCACACTAGTATCCCAACTGATCGATAGCTATGTAGTCTTATTTATTGCCTTTTATCTACTATCACCACCCAACACCCAATGGCCTCTCGCACAAATAATGGCAGTGGGCACGATCAACTATATTTACAAATTTTTTGTGGCTATAATTTTGACTCCACTACTATACGTGGGGCACCATATCATAGATAAGTACCTAGGCAAAGAAAATGCTGAACGCTTGACTACCGAAGCAGCAGCATCCAGCAAATCCCTAATATAA
- a CDS encoding MBL fold metallo-hydrolase, translating into MYSFPLDHRIECSGFLFREKPKKRRIKKGVIGKDISPLKIIALKDGKDVLDDNGEVLMENIKYTTDPAPSFSYAFCSDTKYSEAILPYIKKVDLLYHEATFMEDMKDRAEATHHTTTKQAGEIAKKANVGQLLIGHFSTRYKELAPMLEETKSVFENTKLAIEGEVFNVE; encoded by the coding sequence GTGTATTCGTTTCCATTAGATCACCGCATTGAATGTTCAGGATTTCTGTTTCGAGAAAAGCCTAAAAAGCGTAGAATTAAAAAAGGAGTAATTGGTAAAGACATCTCGCCACTCAAAATCATAGCTCTCAAAGATGGCAAAGATGTACTAGATGACAACGGAGAGGTCTTGATGGAAAACATAAAATACACAACAGACCCTGCTCCATCTTTCTCCTATGCCTTTTGCTCAGACACTAAGTATAGCGAAGCCATACTACCTTACATCAAAAAAGTAGATCTACTCTATCATGAAGCTACTTTTATGGAAGACATGAAAGACCGAGCCGAAGCTACCCACCATACCACTACCAAACAAGCCGGTGAAATTGCAAAAAAAGCCAATGTAGGTCAGCTACTCATCGGGCATTTTTCTACACGATACAAAGAACTCGCCCCTATGTTAGAAGAAACCAAAAGCGTATTTGAAAATACAAAATTGGCTATCGAAGGAGAAGTTTTTAATGTGGAGTAG
- a CDS encoding MBL fold metallo-hydrolase, whose amino-acid sequence MSFSLQILGSNAAIAAHHRHQTSQLLTMMQVPFLIDCGEGTQLRLKKFKIKSQRIDHIFISHLHGDHYYGLMGLISSMHLYGRRRELNIYGPPGLKEIIAIQLKYSQSTLNYKINFNEWTPGTKRITL is encoded by the coding sequence TTGTCATTTTCCCTACAAATATTAGGCTCTAATGCCGCTATAGCGGCACATCATAGACACCAAACGTCGCAATTGCTGACCATGATGCAAGTGCCTTTTTTGATCGACTGTGGCGAGGGCACACAGCTTAGACTCAAGAAATTTAAAATCAAGTCTCAGCGAATCGATCACATCTTTATCAGCCACTTGCATGGCGATCATTACTACGGACTCATGGGGCTCATTTCATCGATGCATCTATACGGCCGACGCAGAGAACTAAACATCTACGGCCCTCCTGGTCTAAAAGAAATCATAGCCATTCAACTGAAATACTCTCAGTCTACGCTGAATTACAAAATCAACTTCAACGAATGGACGCCAGGAACAAAGCGAATTACTCTTTGA
- a CDS encoding STAS domain-containing protein — protein sequence MKFTLDREEKYNTLKVDEEKLDSTISPDLKSEFLTIQGQGITNLIVDLSDVKYIDSSGLSAILVGNRVFSEAEGSFILAGVSDHAMKLIKISQLDNVLNILPTVEEAVDAVFMNELEQGLAEEED from the coding sequence ATGAAGTTTACACTAGATAGAGAAGAAAAATACAATACATTAAAAGTAGATGAGGAAAAATTGGATTCTACCATTTCCCCCGATCTCAAATCAGAATTTTTGACTATTCAGGGTCAAGGCATCACAAACCTTATTGTAGATCTGTCTGATGTAAAATACATTGATTCTTCTGGACTCAGTGCCATTTTAGTGGGCAACCGCGTGTTTTCTGAAGCAGAGGGTTCGTTTATACTAGCTGGCGTATCGGATCATGCGATGAAGTTGATCAAAATCTCTCAGCTTGATAATGTACTAAACATCTTGCCTACAGTAGAAGAAGCTGTAGATGCCGTGTTTATGAACGAGCTCGAGCAAGGCCTGGCAGAGGAGGAGGATTAA
- a CDS encoding phosphoribosylaminoimidazolesuccinocarboxamide synthase has product MTKGLKSTNYKFEGQTKKYTGKVRDVYEFENQLVMVASDRISAFDVVLPEPIPYKGQVLNQIAAGFLKATADIVPNWVESVPDPNVTVGKRCQPFAVEMVIRGYLAGHAAREYKAGKRILCGVALPEGLKENDKLPEPIITPTTKAHEGHDEDISREEILAQGIVEESLYVQLEDYTRKLFQRGTEMAAERGLILVDTKYEFGMFNGQIILIDEIHTPDSSRYFYADTYQELQNKNEPQRQLSKEFVRQWLISEGFQGKDGQTVPAMTEEKINSISERYIELFEKITGDKFDRVPTENIEVRIKQNIEKSIKLQ; this is encoded by the coding sequence ATGACAAAAGGGCTTAAATCTACCAATTACAAATTCGAAGGACAGACCAAAAAATACACAGGCAAAGTGCGTGATGTATATGAGTTTGAAAATCAACTCGTCATGGTGGCTTCGGACAGAATATCAGCATTCGATGTGGTACTACCAGAACCCATCCCATACAAGGGACAAGTACTGAATCAAATCGCCGCAGGCTTCCTCAAAGCTACAGCAGACATCGTACCCAACTGGGTAGAGTCTGTACCAGACCCCAACGTGACCGTAGGCAAAAGGTGCCAGCCATTTGCTGTAGAAATGGTCATCCGTGGCTACCTCGCAGGTCATGCTGCTAGGGAATACAAAGCAGGCAAACGCATCCTCTGCGGAGTAGCCTTGCCAGAAGGCCTGAAAGAAAATGACAAGCTCCCTGAGCCAATCATCACCCCCACTACCAAGGCCCACGAAGGACACGACGAGGACATCTCAAGAGAAGAAATATTGGCACAAGGCATCGTAGAAGAAAGCCTATATGTGCAATTAGAAGATTACACCCGCAAGCTATTTCAGCGCGGCACAGAAATGGCCGCCGAACGCGGGTTGATTTTGGTGGACACCAAATATGAATTTGGGATGTTCAATGGTCAGATTATTTTAATCGACGAAATCCACACGCCAGACTCATCAAGGTATTTTTATGCAGATACTTACCAAGAACTGCAAAACAAAAATGAACCTCAAAGACAACTTTCAAAGGAGTTTGTTCGTCAATGGTTAATCTCAGAAGGATTTCAAGGCAAAGACGGACAAACCGTACCAGCAATGACTGAAGAGAAAATTAACTCCATTTCAGAACGCTACATTGAGCTTTTTGAAAAGATTACTGGAGACAAGTTCGACAGAGTGCCTACCGAAAATATCGAAGTACGCATTAAACAGAACATCGAAAAATCGATTAAATTACAGTAG